In one Nicotiana sylvestris chromosome 8, ASM39365v2, whole genome shotgun sequence genomic region, the following are encoded:
- the LOC104236906 gene encoding protein TIC110, chloroplastic isoform X2: protein MNPSLLLTTNQPSVNPTTTTFLSPFLNPTPLRFTRKISQKRRHYRYNYGLSTVRSSASSVPDKPPSSSISVKPDVFGGKKELSTIQSLVDAMSPPIRIASSALVFAGAVAAGYGLGVRFGGSRNAGVGGAIALGAAGAGAAYALNSCVPEVAAINLHNYVADFEDPAALNKEDIDAIANKYGVSKQNEAFNAELRDIYCRYVSAVFPTGTEELRGDEVDTIIKFKNALGIDDPDAADMHMEIGRRIFRQRLETGDRDGDIEQRRAFQKLIYVSTLVFGEASAFLLPWKRVFKVTDSQVEVAVRDNAQRLYASKLKSVGRDIDVNQLVSLREAQLAYRLSDELAEEMFKEHARKLVEECISLAVGSLKSRARATEATRVIEELDKILSFNNLLISLKNHPDASRFAPGIGPVSLVGGEYDGDRKMDDLKLLYRAYITDSLSSGRMEEDKLAALNQLRNIFGLGRREAETITLDVTSKVYRKRLAQAVTSGDLEAAESKAAYLQMLCEELSFDPQKALQIHEEIYRQKLQQLVTDGELSDADMKALERLQVMLCVPKQTVEAAHADICGSLFEKVVKEAIAAGVDGYDAEIKKSVRKAAYGLRLTREVAMSIASKAVRKIFISYIQKARGSGSRTEQAKELKKMIAFNSLVVTQLVADIKGESSDTPPEEPQKEQVQQTDEDGEWESLQSLRKVKPSKDNLRKEIQTEISLKDDLPERDRTDLYKTYLLFCLTGEVTRIPFGAQITTKKDDSEYVLLSQLGSILGLTDKEIVEVHRSLAEQAFRQQAEVILADGQLTKVRMEQLTELQKNVGLPPQYAQNIIKSITTTKLAAALETAVGQGRLSIKEIRELKESSVDINTMISDSLRQNLFKKTVDDIFSSGTGEFDEVEVYENIPKDLNINAEKAKKVVHELARSRLLNSLIQAVSLLRQKNHKALVSSLNDLLACDKAVPSTPLSWEVPEELADLFIVYAKSDPTPDKLSRLQYLLGISDTTAETLRSMKDRELPNGVGEEEFVF from the exons ATGAACCCCTCACTTCTCCTCACTACCAACCAACCTTCTGTAAACCCCACCACAACTACTTTCTTATCTCCTTTTCTCAACCCTACTCCTCTCCGTTTTACCCGTAAAATCTCCCAGAAACGCCGCCATTATCGCTACAATTACGGTTTATCTACTGTCCGTTCATCTGCTTCTTCTGTCCCTGACAAACCCCCTTCGTCGTCTATTTCGGTCAAGCCAGATGTCTTTGGAGGTAAGAAAGAACTTTCTACTATTCAATCCCTCGTGGATGCCATGTCACCGCCCATAAGAATAGCCAGCTCGGCTTTAGTATTTGCTGGCGCTGTGGCTGCTGGGTACGGGCTTGGTGTTCGTTTTGGTGGGTCCCGCAATGCTGGGGTGGGTGGTGCTATTGCTCTTGGTGCTGCTGGTGCCGGCGCCGCTTATGCATTGAATTCCTGTGTTCCTGAAGTCGCGGCTATTAATTTGCATAACTATGTGGCTGATTTTGAGGACCCTGCTGCCTTGAACAAGGAAGATATTGATGCAATTGCTAATAA GTACGGTGTCAGCAAACAGAATGAGGCATTCAATGCGGAGCTACGTGATATATATTGCCG ATATGTATCTGCTGTCTTTCCTACTGGGACTGAAGAACTTAGAGGCGATGAAGTTGataccataatcaaatttaaaaatgcaTTGGGAATTGATGATCCAGATGCAGCAGATATGCATATGGAG ATTGGTAGGCGAATATTCAGGCAACGACTTGAAACGGGAGATCGTGATGGAGATATAGAACAGCGTCGG GCATTTCAGAAGTTGATATACGTCTCAACTCTAGTATTTGGAGAAGCATCTGCATTCCTTTTACCTTGGAAACGTGTTTTCAAGGTTACTGATTCCCAG GTTGAGGTTGCTGTCAGGGACAATGCACAACGATTATATGCCTCCAAGCTTAAGTCTGTTGGCCGAG ATATTGATGTGAACCAGCTGGTCAGTTTGAGAGAGGCACAGCTTGCATATCGGCTGTCGGATGAG CTTGCAGAAGAGATGTTTAAAGAGCATGCAAGAAAGCTTGTTGAGGAATGCATATCACTTGCTGTTGGCAGTTTGAAATCAAGAGCAAGAGCAAC GGAAGCCACACGTGTGATCGAGGAGCTTGATAAGATCTTGTCATTTAATAATTTGCTAATTTCACTGAAGAACCATCCTGATGCTAGTCGCTTTGCTCCGGGCATTGGGCCAGTTTCCTTAGTAG GAGGGGAGTATGATGGTGATAGAAAGATGGATGACCTAAAACTTCTCTACAGAGCATATATTACAGATTCTTTGTCAAGTGGTCGGATGGAAGAAGACAAG CTTGCTGCTTTGAACCAATTGAGAAATATATTTGGTTTGGGGAGACGAGAAGCAGAGACAATCACATTGGATGTCACCTCAAAAGTATACCGTAAACGACTTGCTCAAGCTGTTACCAGTGGTGATTTAGAAGCTGCTGAGAGCAAAGCAGCCTATCTTCAAATGCTGTGTGAAGAATTAAGTTTTGATCCGCAAAAGGCTCTTCAGATTCATGAAG AAATCTATAGGCAAAAGCTTCAGCAGCTTGTCACTGATGGAGAACTTAGTGATGCGGACATGAAGGCATTGGAACGCCTGCAGGTCATGCTTTGCGTTCCCAAGCAAACAGTTGAGGCGGCTCATGCAGATATCTGTGGCAGTTTATTTGAAAAG GTGGTTAAGGAAGCAATTGCTGCTGGTGTAGATGGTTATGATGCTGAAATCAAGAAATCTGTGAGAAAGGCAGCATATGGTTTACGGTTAACCAGGGAGGTTGCCATGTCTATTGCTAGTAAGGCA GTCAGAAAGATTTTCATCAGTTACATTCAAAAGGCCCGAGGATCTGGAAGCCGCACTGAACAAGCCAAAGAACTGAAAAAGATGATAGCCTTTAATAGTTTGGTTGTGACTCAACTAGTTGCGGACATCAAGGGTGAATCATCTGATACACCACCAGAAGAGCCTCAAAAGGAGCAGGTTCAACAAACCGACGAGGATGGGGAGTGGGAGTCCTTGCAATCACTAAGGAAAGTAAAACCCAGCAAGGACAATTTGAGAAAGGAAATCCAGACTGAGATTTCTCTCAAGGATGATCTTCCGGAAAGAGACAGAACTGATCTTTACAAGACATACTTGCTCTTTTGTCTAACTGGGGAAGTTACTAGAATTCCTTTTGGGGCCCAAATCACCACAAAGAAGGATGATTCAGAATATGTTTTGTTAAGTCAACTTGGTAGCATCCTTGGGTTGACTGATAAGGAAATTGTTGAAGTGCACCGAAGTCTAGCTGAGCAGGCTTTTAGGCAACAAGCTGAGGTGATCTTAGCTGATGGACAGCTAACCAAGGTCAGAATGGAACAACTTACTGAATTGCAGAAGAATGTTGGCTTGCCACCTCAGTATGCCCAGAATATAATAAAGAGCATCACAACAACAAAACTGGCGGCAGCCCTTGAAACTGCTGTTGGTCAGGGAAGGCTGAGCATTAAGGAGATTAGAGAATTGAAAGAATCTTCAGTAGATATCAACACCATGATATCTGACAGTTTACGTCAGAATCTTTTCAAAAAGACAGTGGATGATATCTTCTCATCTGGTACTGGAGAGTTTGACGAAGTAGAGGTATATGAGAATATCCCAAAAGATCTTAATATTAACGCTGAGAAGGCCAAAAAAGTTGTTCATGAACTAGCTCGTAGCAGATTATTAAACTCGCTTATTCAGGCTGTATCCCTTCTGAGGCAGAAAAACCATAAAGCATTG GTTTCGTCTCTCAATGATTTGTTAGCTTGTGACAAGGCCGTTCCTTCGACCCCATTATCTTGGGAGGTGCCAGAAGAACTGGCTGATCTTTTCATCGTATATGCGAAGAGTGATCCCACACCAGATAAGTTGTCCAGGTTACAGTATCTGTTAGGTATTAGTGATACAACAGCAGAAACTTTGAGATCTATGAAGGATAGGGAACTACCAAATGGGGTAGGGGAGGAAGAGTTTGTATTTTGA
- the LOC104236906 gene encoding protein TIC110, chloroplastic isoform X1, whose amino-acid sequence MNPSLLLTTNQPSVNPTTTTFLSPFLNPTPLRFTRKISQKRRHYRYNYGLSTVRSSASSVPDKPPSSSISVKPDVFGGKKELSTIQSLVDAMSPPIRIASSALVFAGAVAAGYGLGVRFGGSRNAGVGGAIALGAAGAGAAYALNSCVPEVAAINLHNYVADFEDPAALNKEDIDAIANKYGVSKQNEAFNAELRDIYCRYVSAVFPTGTEELRGDEVDTIIKFKNALGIDDPDAADMHMEIGRRIFRQRLETGDRDGDIEQRRAFQKLIYVSTLVFGEASAFLLPWKRVFKVTDSQVEVAVRDNAQRLYASKLKSVGRDIDVNQLVSLREAQLAYRLSDELAEEMFKEHARKLVEECISLAVGSLKSRARATREATRVIEELDKILSFNNLLISLKNHPDASRFAPGIGPVSLVGGEYDGDRKMDDLKLLYRAYITDSLSSGRMEEDKLAALNQLRNIFGLGRREAETITLDVTSKVYRKRLAQAVTSGDLEAAESKAAYLQMLCEELSFDPQKALQIHEEIYRQKLQQLVTDGELSDADMKALERLQVMLCVPKQTVEAAHADICGSLFEKVVKEAIAAGVDGYDAEIKKSVRKAAYGLRLTREVAMSIASKAVRKIFISYIQKARGSGSRTEQAKELKKMIAFNSLVVTQLVADIKGESSDTPPEEPQKEQVQQTDEDGEWESLQSLRKVKPSKDNLRKEIQTEISLKDDLPERDRTDLYKTYLLFCLTGEVTRIPFGAQITTKKDDSEYVLLSQLGSILGLTDKEIVEVHRSLAEQAFRQQAEVILADGQLTKVRMEQLTELQKNVGLPPQYAQNIIKSITTTKLAAALETAVGQGRLSIKEIRELKESSVDINTMISDSLRQNLFKKTVDDIFSSGTGEFDEVEVYENIPKDLNINAEKAKKVVHELARSRLLNSLIQAVSLLRQKNHKALVSSLNDLLACDKAVPSTPLSWEVPEELADLFIVYAKSDPTPDKLSRLQYLLGISDTTAETLRSMKDRELPNGVGEEEFVF is encoded by the exons ATGAACCCCTCACTTCTCCTCACTACCAACCAACCTTCTGTAAACCCCACCACAACTACTTTCTTATCTCCTTTTCTCAACCCTACTCCTCTCCGTTTTACCCGTAAAATCTCCCAGAAACGCCGCCATTATCGCTACAATTACGGTTTATCTACTGTCCGTTCATCTGCTTCTTCTGTCCCTGACAAACCCCCTTCGTCGTCTATTTCGGTCAAGCCAGATGTCTTTGGAGGTAAGAAAGAACTTTCTACTATTCAATCCCTCGTGGATGCCATGTCACCGCCCATAAGAATAGCCAGCTCGGCTTTAGTATTTGCTGGCGCTGTGGCTGCTGGGTACGGGCTTGGTGTTCGTTTTGGTGGGTCCCGCAATGCTGGGGTGGGTGGTGCTATTGCTCTTGGTGCTGCTGGTGCCGGCGCCGCTTATGCATTGAATTCCTGTGTTCCTGAAGTCGCGGCTATTAATTTGCATAACTATGTGGCTGATTTTGAGGACCCTGCTGCCTTGAACAAGGAAGATATTGATGCAATTGCTAATAA GTACGGTGTCAGCAAACAGAATGAGGCATTCAATGCGGAGCTACGTGATATATATTGCCG ATATGTATCTGCTGTCTTTCCTACTGGGACTGAAGAACTTAGAGGCGATGAAGTTGataccataatcaaatttaaaaatgcaTTGGGAATTGATGATCCAGATGCAGCAGATATGCATATGGAG ATTGGTAGGCGAATATTCAGGCAACGACTTGAAACGGGAGATCGTGATGGAGATATAGAACAGCGTCGG GCATTTCAGAAGTTGATATACGTCTCAACTCTAGTATTTGGAGAAGCATCTGCATTCCTTTTACCTTGGAAACGTGTTTTCAAGGTTACTGATTCCCAG GTTGAGGTTGCTGTCAGGGACAATGCACAACGATTATATGCCTCCAAGCTTAAGTCTGTTGGCCGAG ATATTGATGTGAACCAGCTGGTCAGTTTGAGAGAGGCACAGCTTGCATATCGGCTGTCGGATGAG CTTGCAGAAGAGATGTTTAAAGAGCATGCAAGAAAGCTTGTTGAGGAATGCATATCACTTGCTGTTGGCAGTTTGAAATCAAGAGCAAGAGCAAC CAGGGAAGCCACACGTGTGATCGAGGAGCTTGATAAGATCTTGTCATTTAATAATTTGCTAATTTCACTGAAGAACCATCCTGATGCTAGTCGCTTTGCTCCGGGCATTGGGCCAGTTTCCTTAGTAG GAGGGGAGTATGATGGTGATAGAAAGATGGATGACCTAAAACTTCTCTACAGAGCATATATTACAGATTCTTTGTCAAGTGGTCGGATGGAAGAAGACAAG CTTGCTGCTTTGAACCAATTGAGAAATATATTTGGTTTGGGGAGACGAGAAGCAGAGACAATCACATTGGATGTCACCTCAAAAGTATACCGTAAACGACTTGCTCAAGCTGTTACCAGTGGTGATTTAGAAGCTGCTGAGAGCAAAGCAGCCTATCTTCAAATGCTGTGTGAAGAATTAAGTTTTGATCCGCAAAAGGCTCTTCAGATTCATGAAG AAATCTATAGGCAAAAGCTTCAGCAGCTTGTCACTGATGGAGAACTTAGTGATGCGGACATGAAGGCATTGGAACGCCTGCAGGTCATGCTTTGCGTTCCCAAGCAAACAGTTGAGGCGGCTCATGCAGATATCTGTGGCAGTTTATTTGAAAAG GTGGTTAAGGAAGCAATTGCTGCTGGTGTAGATGGTTATGATGCTGAAATCAAGAAATCTGTGAGAAAGGCAGCATATGGTTTACGGTTAACCAGGGAGGTTGCCATGTCTATTGCTAGTAAGGCA GTCAGAAAGATTTTCATCAGTTACATTCAAAAGGCCCGAGGATCTGGAAGCCGCACTGAACAAGCCAAAGAACTGAAAAAGATGATAGCCTTTAATAGTTTGGTTGTGACTCAACTAGTTGCGGACATCAAGGGTGAATCATCTGATACACCACCAGAAGAGCCTCAAAAGGAGCAGGTTCAACAAACCGACGAGGATGGGGAGTGGGAGTCCTTGCAATCACTAAGGAAAGTAAAACCCAGCAAGGACAATTTGAGAAAGGAAATCCAGACTGAGATTTCTCTCAAGGATGATCTTCCGGAAAGAGACAGAACTGATCTTTACAAGACATACTTGCTCTTTTGTCTAACTGGGGAAGTTACTAGAATTCCTTTTGGGGCCCAAATCACCACAAAGAAGGATGATTCAGAATATGTTTTGTTAAGTCAACTTGGTAGCATCCTTGGGTTGACTGATAAGGAAATTGTTGAAGTGCACCGAAGTCTAGCTGAGCAGGCTTTTAGGCAACAAGCTGAGGTGATCTTAGCTGATGGACAGCTAACCAAGGTCAGAATGGAACAACTTACTGAATTGCAGAAGAATGTTGGCTTGCCACCTCAGTATGCCCAGAATATAATAAAGAGCATCACAACAACAAAACTGGCGGCAGCCCTTGAAACTGCTGTTGGTCAGGGAAGGCTGAGCATTAAGGAGATTAGAGAATTGAAAGAATCTTCAGTAGATATCAACACCATGATATCTGACAGTTTACGTCAGAATCTTTTCAAAAAGACAGTGGATGATATCTTCTCATCTGGTACTGGAGAGTTTGACGAAGTAGAGGTATATGAGAATATCCCAAAAGATCTTAATATTAACGCTGAGAAGGCCAAAAAAGTTGTTCATGAACTAGCTCGTAGCAGATTATTAAACTCGCTTATTCAGGCTGTATCCCTTCTGAGGCAGAAAAACCATAAAGCATTG GTTTCGTCTCTCAATGATTTGTTAGCTTGTGACAAGGCCGTTCCTTCGACCCCATTATCTTGGGAGGTGCCAGAAGAACTGGCTGATCTTTTCATCGTATATGCGAAGAGTGATCCCACACCAGATAAGTTGTCCAGGTTACAGTATCTGTTAGGTATTAGTGATACAACAGCAGAAACTTTGAGATCTATGAAGGATAGGGAACTACCAAATGGGGTAGGGGAGGAAGAGTTTGTATTTTGA